The following are encoded in a window of Scleropages formosus chromosome 7, fSclFor1.1, whole genome shotgun sequence genomic DNA:
- the pgpep1l gene encoding pyroglutamyl-peptidase 1 isoform X1, protein MVSQEQIAVVVTGFGPFRQYLVNPSWRAAQGLKRLGLGQDVVIYAKELPVSYTAIQQIIADIWDTMKPKMAVHMGIAPGSKAVTLEQCGKNQGYKQRDVCGACPPGHCCVEEGPDTLFSIIDMKPLVKRFKSMGLDIIYSRDAGRYLCEFAYYYSLYISKGKAVFLHLPTCGVLADMGRLVPVLQAIIQAVLCQLEGPHAVPQHHGQAAH, encoded by the exons ATGGTCTCCCAGGAGCAGATCGCGGTTGTTGTGACCG GGTTCGGTCCTTTCCGACAGTACCTGGTCAATCCCAGCTGGCGGGCAGCTCAG GGTCTGAAGAGGTTGGGTTTGGGACAAGATGTGGTCATTTATGCTAAGGAACTGCCTGTGAGTTACACAGCAATCCAGCAAATCATAGCTGACATATGGGACACCATGAAGCCTAAG ATGGCAGTCCACATGGGAATCGCCCCAGGCTCTAAAGCAGTGACCTTGGAGCAGTGTGGAAAGAACCAGGGATATAAACAGAGGGATGTGTGTGGCGCCTGCCCACCTGGTCACTGCTGTGTGGAGGAAGGTCCAGACACTCTGTTCTCCATCATAGACATGAAACCTCTTGTAAAGCGCTTTAAGAGCATGGGGCTGGATATCATTTACTCAAGAGATGCTGGGAG gtACCTCTGTGAATTTGCATATTACTACTCACTGTACATCAGTAAAGGCAAGGCAGTCTTCTTGCACCTGCCCACCTGCGGCGTCCTGGCAGACATGGGCAGGCTGGTCCCCGTGCTGCAGGCCATCATCCAGGCCGTGCTGTGCCAGCTGGAGGGTCCACATGCGGTACCGCAGCACCATGGGCAGGCTGcgcactaa
- the pgpep1l gene encoding pyroglutamyl-peptidase 1 isoform X2: MVSQEQIAVVVTGFGPFRQYLVNPSWRAAQMAVHMGIAPGSKAVTLEQCGKNQGYKQRDVCGACPPGHCCVEEGPDTLFSIIDMKPLVKRFKSMGLDIIYSRDAGRYLCEFAYYYSLYISKGKAVFLHLPTCGVLADMGRLVPVLQAIIQAVLCQLEGPHAVPQHHGQAAH; the protein is encoded by the exons ATGGTCTCCCAGGAGCAGATCGCGGTTGTTGTGACCG GGTTCGGTCCTTTCCGACAGTACCTGGTCAATCCCAGCTGGCGGGCAGCTCAG ATGGCAGTCCACATGGGAATCGCCCCAGGCTCTAAAGCAGTGACCTTGGAGCAGTGTGGAAAGAACCAGGGATATAAACAGAGGGATGTGTGTGGCGCCTGCCCACCTGGTCACTGCTGTGTGGAGGAAGGTCCAGACACTCTGTTCTCCATCATAGACATGAAACCTCTTGTAAAGCGCTTTAAGAGCATGGGGCTGGATATCATTTACTCAAGAGATGCTGGGAG gtACCTCTGTGAATTTGCATATTACTACTCACTGTACATCAGTAAAGGCAAGGCAGTCTTCTTGCACCTGCCCACCTGCGGCGTCCTGGCAGACATGGGCAGGCTGGTCCCCGTGCTGCAGGCCATCATCCAGGCCGTGCTGTGCCAGCTGGAGGGTCCACATGCGGTACCGCAGCACCATGGGCAGGCTGcgcactaa